The DNA window CGCAAGTTCGACGCCGAAGGCATCCCCACGGTTGCCGTGTTCCTGTCGGGCCGTCCGCTGTGGATGAACCGCGAAATGAACGCCTCCGACGCGTTCGTCGCCAGCTGGCTGCCGGGCGGCGAAGGCATGGGCGTGGCCGATGTGCTGGCCGGCGCGAAGCCTGCCACCGGTAAGCTCGGCTTCAGCTGGCCCGCGACCTGCGAAGGCGCACCGCTCAACGGCACCGAGGGCGCGCTGTTCGCGGTCGGCTATGGCCGCGCGCTGACCGATACCAGCGCCACGCCGACCCTCGACGAGACTTGCGCCGCGCTCGAAGCGGGTGCCGGGCTCGACTGGTTCAGCTCGGGCCGGCTCGCCGATGGCGTGCGCGCCCGTGCGGGTGAAGTCGACCTCGCCAACATGATCGGCACCGCCCCGCTCGCGACCATGCGCGGGATCGATCGCAACGCGCAGGAAGACGCGCGCGAGATCACCATCGCACCGGGCGGCTATATCGAGTTCTTCGGCACCGGAGAAAACGAAGCCTATGTCATCACCTACGATGTGCCCGACCGCCCCATGGGCCGGGTGGTCATCTCCTCGGGCGGGGCGCGTTTCGATGCGACGCAGGACCTCGGCATCGCCGCGGGCAAGGGCTGGCGCGAAATGGTGCTGACCCAGGCGTGCCTGCCCGGCCTCGGCAAGACGCTGCGGATCGATTCGGAGCGCGAATTCACGCTGCGCATCCACACGATCCGCCGCGAAGACCTGCCCGAAGGGGCCGAGTGCACGTTCTGATTGCCGTTACGCAAAACGAGTAATAGGAAGCGATGCCCGCAAGCCCGGGGCTAGAACCGGGCGCGGGACAGGGAGAGGGAATTTCAATGGCACTGGCACCCGACGTAGCAAGCAGCACCGATCCGCAGCCGATCGACGAGGATGGCGCGGGCATCAACGCCCCCGGCCTGCAATATTTCGTCTTCGGCCTGTTCTTCATCTTCGGCGGGATCACCTCGCTGAACGACGTGATCATCCCGAAGCTGAAAGAGCTGTTCACGCTCAACTACACCCAGGCCATGCTGGTGCAGTTCTGCTTCTTCACCGCCTATCTGCTGATCGGCATTCCCGGCGCGAAGCTGGTCAAGAAGATCGGCTATATGCGCGGCGCGGTGGCCGGGCTTTGCCTGATGATCCTGGGCTGCCTGCTGTTCATTCCGGCTTCGCAGACCGCGACCTACGCGCTGTTCCTCGGCGCGCTGTTCATCCTCGCCAGCGGCGTGGTGATCGTGCAGGTCGTGGCCAACCCGCTGATCTCGCTGCTCGGTCCGCAAAAGACCGCGCATAGCCGCCTGACGTTCGCGCAGGCGTTCAACTCTCTCGGCACCACCATTTTCCCGATCGTCGGTGCCGCTGTGATCCTCGGCAGCCTAGCCAATGTCAGCGCCGACCAGCTGTCGGGCGCCGAACTGGCAGCCTATCGCACCGCGGAAAGCGAAGCGATCTGGCAGGGCTATCTCGGCGTGGCCGTCCTGATCGCACTGGTCGCACTGGCCGTCTGGCTGTTCCGCAACCGTTTGCCGCATGACGCTCAAAGCATGGGCGATAATGCACTGGTTTCATCAAAACGATACAATCTTGGTCTCGCGCTCGTCATTGCTGGCGCCGTGATTGCCTCTTTTGTGAGCGGATGGCTCGGCCTGCTGTTCATTCTCGCGGCGCCGGTCATATGGTTGCACGACAATGATCTCCTCAAGCGGACGCGCTTTGGATACGGAGCGCTTTGCATTTTTCTCTATGTCGGCGCCGAGGTGTCGATCGGTTCGATCATCATCAATTACCTCCTTCAGTCGGAAGTGATGGCCCAAGGCGGACCTTTCACCGCATGGCTCAACGGAACGATCACTTATATTTTCAATGACCTTTTGGGCTTCGACGTCGTCCTCGCCCCGAACGCAGTGGAATGGATGATCGGGCTCTACTGGGGCGGCGCAATGCTCGGCCGGTTCATCGGTTCGGGTCTTCTGCGCGTCTTCTCGCCGGGCAAGATCCTCGCCTTCAACGCGCTGGGAGCCATCACGCTGATCGCGATCTCGGCCAACACCACCGGCGAAGTCGCGGGCTACACGCTGCTCGCCTGTGGCTTGATGAACTCGATCATGTTCCCGACAATCTTCTCGCTGGCCTGCGAAAAGCTGGGCCCGCGCGCGGCGGACGGATCGGGCATCATCAACGTGGCGATTTTCGGCGGCGCGGTCGTGCCGCTGCTGTTCGGCGTGATCGCCGATACCAGCGGCAGCCTGGCCGTGGCGCTCACCCTGCCCGCGATCTGCTATGCCATCATTGCCGGTTTCGGATATTACGCACGTCGGCCTGCCTGAACCGTCCCGAAACCACCTCGGACCCGGGGCGGGCCTCGTGCGTAGATTGCTTGTAAGCGAAGGAGTACGATGACCGCCCCAGGCGAGACGTCCGCAAAATTGCTGCTGTTCGGCGCGACGGGTGACCTGTCGCGCCGGATGCTGCTTCCCTCCCTCTATGCCCTGCATGCCGACGGGCTGGTGCCCGACGCGTTGCAGATCATCGGCACCGCCCGCAGCGAGATGTCGGACGAGGAATTCCGCCAGATGGCGCGCGATGCGCTGGAGGAATACCTGCCCGACGACCGCAAGGATGCCGATGCGCTGGCAAGCTTTCCCGACCGGCTGAGCTACCAGGCGCTCGACGCCTCGACGATCGAGGGCTTCGACGTGCTGGCCGAAAAGGTCGGCGATACGTCGGGCGGGTTGTCGATTTTCCTCTCGACCGCGCCGTTCCTGTTCGAACCGACGATCAAAGGGCTGAAATCGGCCGGGCTGGCGGGCGACAATGTCCGCATCGGGCTCGAAAAGCCGCTCGGCAACGATCTCGCCTCGAGCCGCGAGATTAACGATGCGGTCGCCGCCGTCTTCCCCGAAGACCGTATTTTCCGCATCGACCACTATCTCGGCAAGGAGACGGTGCAGAACCTGATGGCGCTGCGCTTTGCCAACATGCTGTTCGAGCCGGTGTGGAATGCCGCCCATATCGAACACGTCCAGATCACGATCAGCGAGACCGTGGGGCTGGAAGGGCGGGCCGGTTTCTACGACGATACCGGTGCGCTGCGCGACATGGTGCAGAACCATATGCTGCAATTGCTCGCGCTGACCGCGATGGAGCCGCCCAGCGATTTCGACAGCACCGCGATCCGCGACGAAAAGGTCAAGGTGCTGCGCGCGCTGCGGCCCTTGCAGCCGGACCAGAGCGTGCGCGGCCAGTACGGCGATGGCGCGGTCGGCGGACAGTCGGTCGGCAGCTATGCGCAGGATCTCGAGGACAGCTCGAAGACCGAAACCTTCGTCGCGCTCAAGGCCCATGTCGACAATTGGCGCTGGCAGGGCGTGCCGTTCTACCTGCGCACCGGAAAGCGGCTGACCGAACGGCGCAGCGAGATCGTGGTCCAGTTCCGCTGCGTGCCGCACAATATCTTCGCCCAGCGCGGCGGACAGTTGCAGGCCAACACGCTGGTCATCCGCCTCCAGCCGGAAGAATATGTCCGCCTGCTCGTGATGGCCAAGGAGCCGGGACTCGACGGCGAAAAGGTAACCTTGCGCGAAGTCCCGCTCGACCTTTCCCTGAGCCAGGCCTTCGCCGGCAAACGCCGCCGCATCGCCTATGAACGCCTTCTGCTCGACCTCATCGAAGGCGACCAGACGCTGTTCGTCCGCCGCGACGAGGTCGAGGCGCAGTGGCAATGGATCGATGCGATCCGCGCCGGTTGGGCCGAAAGCGGCGAAGCCCCCAAATCCTACCCGGCAGGCAGCTGGGGGCCGAGCGCAGCCATCGCCCTGACCGAACGCGACGGGGTGAGCTGGAATGAGTGAGATCGAACGCCGCCGCTTCCACGAAAAGGACGAGCTGAACGAGGCGCTAGCCGCAGAAATCCGCGCCGCGATCGCCACCGGCATCGATCAGCGCGGCCATGCCCTGCTCGCGCTGAGTGGCGGGAGCAGCCCGTTCCCGATCTATCGCAGCCTCGCCGAGGAGGATCTCGGCTGGGCCGACGTCACGATCATCCCGGTCGACGAGCGGCTGGTGCCGGAAAGCGACAAGCTTTCCAACACCGCAAAATTGCGCGACGTGTTCGAACCGGCGGGCGCGCGCGTGATCGGCCTGTTTCCCGATCCCGAAGAAGACCCGCTGCCCCCGCCCGCGCTCGAAGTGGTCGATCTGCCGGCAGACCTGCTGTGGCTCGGCATGGGCGGCGACGGGCATTTCGCGAGCGTCTTTCCCGGCCCCGATTACGATACCGCCTTCGCGACCGAAGACGACACGCTGTTCGTCAATCCCTATCCGCTGCCGCCCGAAGCGCCGGTTGGAAGGGTGACCATTTCGCCGCACGCGATCGCCCGTTCGCGCCGCCTGATCCTCGTGATCTCGGGCCGCGACAAGCTCGCGGTGTTCGACCGCGCGCTCGCCGAAGGTGTCGCTTCGCCCTACCCCATGGGTCGTTTCCTCGAGGAGACGCAGCCCAATCTGACCGTTTACGAGGGCCTTTGATGCCACTTCATCCGACCATCGCCAAAGTCACCGACCGTATCTTCGAGAAAAGCCGCGAGGGTCGTGCGCGCTATCTCGACCTGATCGACCGGATGGGCGAACAAGGTCCGCAGCGCTCGGCGCTGTCGTGCGGCAATCTTGCCCATGCCTTCGCCGCCAGTGGCGAGGACAAGGCCTCGATCCGCGACGCGCAGGCATCGAATATCGCGATCGTCACCGCCTATAACGACATGCTCTCAGCGCACGCGCCCTATTATCGCTATCCGGAAAAGATCAAATTGTTCGCCCGCGAAGTCGGCGCGACGGCGCAGGTTGCGGGCGGCGTCCCGGCGATGTGCGACGGGGTGACGCAGGGTCAGGACGGGATGGAATTGTCGCTGTTCAGCCGCGACACCATCGCGATGTCGACCACCATCGCTTTGAGCCATGCGATGTACGAAGGCGCGCTGATGCTCGGCATCTGCGACAAGATCGTGCCCGGCCTGCTGATAGCCGGGCTGCGCGCGGGCCATCTGCCGACCATCTTCGTCCCCGCCGGGCCGATGCCCTCGGGCCTCGCCAACAAGG is part of the Alteriqipengyuania halimionae genome and encodes:
- a CDS encoding sugar MFS transporter; this encodes MALAPDVASSTDPQPIDEDGAGINAPGLQYFVFGLFFIFGGITSLNDVIIPKLKELFTLNYTQAMLVQFCFFTAYLLIGIPGAKLVKKIGYMRGAVAGLCLMILGCLLFIPASQTATYALFLGALFILASGVVIVQVVANPLISLLGPQKTAHSRLTFAQAFNSLGTTIFPIVGAAVILGSLANVSADQLSGAELAAYRTAESEAIWQGYLGVAVLIALVALAVWLFRNRLPHDAQSMGDNALVSSKRYNLGLALVIAGAVIASFVSGWLGLLFILAAPVIWLHDNDLLKRTRFGYGALCIFLYVGAEVSIGSIIINYLLQSEVMAQGGPFTAWLNGTITYIFNDLLGFDVVLAPNAVEWMIGLYWGGAMLGRFIGSGLLRVFSPGKILAFNALGAITLIAISANTTGEVAGYTLLACGLMNSIMFPTIFSLACEKLGPRAADGSGIINVAIFGGAVVPLLFGVIADTSGSLAVALTLPAICYAIIAGFGYYARRPA
- the zwf gene encoding glucose-6-phosphate dehydrogenase; its protein translation is MTAPGETSAKLLLFGATGDLSRRMLLPSLYALHADGLVPDALQIIGTARSEMSDEEFRQMARDALEEYLPDDRKDADALASFPDRLSYQALDASTIEGFDVLAEKVGDTSGGLSIFLSTAPFLFEPTIKGLKSAGLAGDNVRIGLEKPLGNDLASSREINDAVAAVFPEDRIFRIDHYLGKETVQNLMALRFANMLFEPVWNAAHIEHVQITISETVGLEGRAGFYDDTGALRDMVQNHMLQLLALTAMEPPSDFDSTAIRDEKVKVLRALRPLQPDQSVRGQYGDGAVGGQSVGSYAQDLEDSSKTETFVALKAHVDNWRWQGVPFYLRTGKRLTERRSEIVVQFRCVPHNIFAQRGGQLQANTLVIRLQPEEYVRLLVMAKEPGLDGEKVTLREVPLDLSLSQAFAGKRRRIAYERLLLDLIEGDQTLFVRRDEVEAQWQWIDAIRAGWAESGEAPKSYPAGSWGPSAAIALTERDGVSWNE
- a CDS encoding 6-phosphogluconolactonase, with protein sequence MSEIERRRFHEKDELNEALAAEIRAAIATGIDQRGHALLALSGGSSPFPIYRSLAEEDLGWADVTIIPVDERLVPESDKLSNTAKLRDVFEPAGARVIGLFPDPEEDPLPPPALEVVDLPADLLWLGMGGDGHFASVFPGPDYDTAFATEDDTLFVNPYPLPPEAPVGRVTISPHAIARSRRLILVISGRDKLAVFDRALAEGVASPYPMGRFLEETQPNLTVYEGL